The following are from one region of the Lycium ferocissimum isolate CSIRO_LF1 unplaced genomic scaffold, AGI_CSIRO_Lferr_CH_V1 ctg300, whole genome shotgun sequence genome:
- the LOC132043906 gene encoding uncharacterized protein LOC132043906, which translates to MVLEVERELLITSEKTLGIWTLHTDGASNLKGTGLGIILKTPAGEVIRQSIRTVRLTNNEAEYEAMIAGLELAQSPGAKVIEAKCDSLLVVNQVNGIFEVKDERMQKYLEKTQVILHRFKEWIMQHVPREQNNEADALANLGSSVEAEEFNPRYRSSIDELGSGKRPGGDKHNGPNMGLAQQIH; encoded by the coding sequence ATGGTGCTCGAGGTAGAAAGGGAACTCTTAATAACTTCCGAAAAGACCTTAGGCATCTGGACCCTTCATACAGACGGGGCGTCCAACTTAAAGGGTACCGGGCTGGGCATTATTTTAAAAACTCCTGCAGGAGAGGTCATTAGACAGTCAATCAGGACTGTGAGGTTAACTAataatgaagccgagtatgaggctatgattgcaggtctTGAATTGGCTCAGAGTCCTGGAGCCAAAGTGATCGAAGCAAAGTGCGACTCTCTACTGGTCGTAAACCAGGTGAATGGCATCTTCGAGGTTAAGGACGAGCGGATGCAAAAATACTTAGAAAAAACTCAAGTGATATTACACCGGTTCAAGGAATGGATCATGCAGCATGTACCCAGGGAACAAAACAACGAAGCAGATGCATTGGCTAATTTAGGCTCTTCGGTCGAAGCAGAAGAATTTAACCCCCGATACCGTAGTTCAATTGATGAACTCGGCAGTGGAAAACGGCCAGGCGGAGATAAACACAATGGGCCTAAcatgggattggcgcaacaaatacattGA